tctctctctctctctctctctctctctcttcatgtCTCTGTGCAGTGCATTCACTTTCGCCATAAGTCCATTTTCCGATCTTTGGAACCAGGCACTACTCTGATTCTTTCCTCCCTTACCTCTCTCCCCAGACTTGAGGTCTCAGGCAAAATAGGCAAGAGAGTGAGAAACCCTCCTCCATGGCTGAGGCTGCGAAGCACATTCCCATCAGTGGCGGGACTCTGATCTCAGACCTCAAGAGCCTCTTCCCAGTCCTCAAAACCAGAAGAACCGTTGTTTTAGCATATGGGTTCGTGTTTGCTTTTGTTGCTTTCACAGTTTTCTTAGCTTTCAGCCCCTCTCCCAACGCTGCTTCTCCTTGGTTCGTCAACATCTTCAGTGGCAGTGATAGCAGTAGCAGTAATGGCTCGGCCAGTGACTCTTACAGATCTCGATTCTCTCCTTTTTTCTCGCAATTCTTGCCCAACAACTCATCACCACAACAAGTTCGTAACTTTGCTTCTCCTCCTCCTGAACAAACCAGCGCTTCTAGATCTAGTAATGACACATTCCAATCTCCCAACCTCGCTAAAGAACCATCTACTGTGAACAACCGTACTCAAAGTACAGAGATTCCTCACAAGGGTAAAGTCCCAGACACAAATCAGTCTGTAGTTGTTGCCCCAGAGGCTCCGGCGGCAGCCAATCGCCGTGCAAGGCTGCCGAAAATTTCGGCTCCTAACGTGAATAGAGAACCACCCTCTGTGAAAAATCAAACTTCTAGTTCAGAAAATTCTGATAAAGTGACAGTTGTAAAAGCAAATCAGAGTACAATTGCCGCCCCAATAGCCACGGTGGCTCCAAATCAGAGCGCGAGTCCGACAGTGAAATCGGGTTCCTCAGATACGAGCAATTCCGAGAAAGAGGGGAAAATTGTTGGAGGGAAAGATGAGATGTCGAACCACACGACTTCGCAATCGAAGAAAGAGAGCAATGGAACTAATTCAGGTGTTACGCAAGGGAAGGATAGTTTGGTGAAATCTTTGATGAACTGTGATTTACTTGATGGGGAATGGGTGAGGGATGATTCGTATCCGCTTTACAAACCCGGGTCTTGCCCACTGATCGACGAGCAGTTCAATTGTATTTCCAATGGCAGGCCCGATAAAGATTACcagaaaatgaaatggaaacCTAAGAGATGCAGTCTCCCAAGGTTTGTGCTGTAACTGTATGTTTCAACAATGCTTCTGTTTTcccattaattttaatattttttggtaTTTATAGAAACTGAATACAGAGATTGGCATGTTACAAATagataaactttttttttactcttaGATGGTTCTACTAAGCTTCGGATTAATGTATGTTACCATTAAGCTGATAATTTATTCTGGTATCTGAGGCTTGTTCTGCTCAGATCGGATTAGGTAATGGACTCCGGCatttccattttttgatggTGTTTAATTTTTGGACATTGTTCCTTACCTTATACCTCTTTTGGAAGTGATCCATGAATTTAATTTCTGGGTTCGTTTCTTTGATGAAATTGATTTAGATGGGACTGTCATATGCAGATTGGACGGAAGTATTTTGTTGAATTTGTTGAGAGGCAAGCGGCTAGTTTTTGTGGGTGATTCTCTGAATAGGAATATGTGGGAGTCTCTGGTTTGCATCTTGAGGAACTCAGTGAAAGATCAGACCAAGGTTTATGAAGCAAATGGTAGACACCATTTTCGTGGGGAAGCTTCGTACTCTTTCGTATTCAAAGTAGGTTAACGAACAAATCTAGTTATTTAATTTCGTTATTACAGTTTCCATTTACCTTGTGAATCGTTTTCTTATTTTGTGAACTTCTGTCACCTTTTTATCTGGATTGGAATGGATGGATGGGCAGGATTATGACTGCTCCATAGAGTTCTTTGTATCTCCTTTCTTAGTTCAAGAAACAGAAACGCCCGACCAACATGGATCAAAGAAGGAAACGCTTCGTCTTGATTTAGTGGGGAAATCTTCTCATCAATATAAAGGGGCAGATTTCATCGTCTTTAACACTGGACACTGGTGGACTCATGAAAAAACTTCCAAAGGGTATGCTGAAGATTACTTTGATAATGATACAGGCTgcattttttgatgtcgggaacctctccaaggatGAACCTAATATTTAGTGTGGGAAATTGCAGGAAGGACTATTATCAAGAAGGAAGCCATGTCTATAGCGAGCTGAATGTTCTTGAGGCATTTAGAAAAGCTTTAACTACATGGGCCCGATGGGTTGATGCCAATATAAATCCATCAAAGTCTCTGGTCTTCTTCAGGGGTTATTCTGCCTCCCATTTCAGGTAATCCAATGGAAAAACATTGATACCATGTTTTTTGGACGAATTAGGTTTGGGTACTGatgcatttttgtttgttttatggaATACTTCACCATCATTTGTCACCATTTACACTCcacaaaaatatttgaaagcATTTTCCCCCTCTTGAAAGTCTTGTTAGTTTAACAGCAGTGTAACCTTCTTCTACATTAGCAACATATCAATCAAGAAACACTGAAGATATAATGAGCCATTTGTTGTTTTCTGCTGTATATGTTTATAATTCAGCATCACTGCGAGCTCAAAATGATGATGtgttaaaaagtaataaatttagtGGCATTATTCTTGTACAGTGGTGGACAGTGGAATTCTGGCGGGCAATGCGACCAGGAGACTCGGCCCATCAAGAATGAGACGTATCTGCGGCCATATCCACCTAAGATGATGGTTTTGGAGAGAGTTCTTAGAGGCATGAAAACTCATGTCACCTACCTGAATATTACAAGAATGACAGATTTCCGGAAGGATGGCCACCCTTCAATATACCGGAAGCAGAGCCTGTCTGAGGAGGAAAAGAGATCGCCGCTAAGGTTCCAGGACTGCAGCCACTGGTGCCTACCTGGCGTTCCCGATGCATGGAACGAGGTTCTCTTTGCTGAGCTCTTGATTAAACAGCAccagaagcagcagcagcataATTAGGTAAAATTGCACAAACATAGGGGGGGCTGCATCCACATTTTATAGtgaaaatatagtttttttcgCTCGCTATGCGGAATTAGAGTGACAAACACAATACGTGAGATGAATTTGAGAAAgagtgttttatatatatattgatggaaGAGGTCAATCCGTCGTGTAATCAAAATCTGTGTTCATATGACTGAAAAACTAAGGGTAGAGGTTCCCACTTCCCAGTATAAGGTTTCCCAGGATCCACTTCATATTCTTTTGGCTTGAGCCCTCAAAGGTTCTCTGAGGATTGTAAATCGATCCCATATTATttagagttttttattttttttttaaatgaaaaataaagcaCTTGCTGTAATTATTCTACTCtactattataatatttttgtaggaTCTTTGTATTTATGAGCTTTCCTTTTAAATATGCGATAGTCAAGCTTTAAATACCTTGGCGTGGAATCtagctttaaatatatattgtcacGGACCATGTATGCGATTCTTTTTCATGTCGTTTTCTTTGCGTAGTTGTTCcaatcaatatttatttatttggaaatAGGAAATTCTAGCTCGAAGAGGCCGACTGTTTGCTGCtttttgattatataaaattcataaaatataaaatcagaACTCTTTTCAGACTGTGGTGTCACATGCGATGTTTGGCCGTTAATCATGAAAGTcagaaaataattgaaaattggACTTGTTCGGCGGTGATCCGCGCTCTGCAGCTTTACCTAAAACACCCACCATTGTGGACCGACTTTGCTTaaccttgtatatatatataaaagaataatgtaaaagaaTAATGTTACCTTCATTCTTTAagtatataagtattatataattttttttttaaagtaataaagtttattatttaaaaattatttttttatataaatcttgtattttttttttttaaagagtttgctCTGTGTCTGTGCATTTTGTAACTGTAAATGttatttatctatatacaaacttttttttttataagtatttatcTATATACAAACTTGTCACACCAAAAGTGGAGCGAGTCACTTTAAATTCAGTAATTTATGATACACTAAAGTttcatttagatgttgagttaagttaagataagttaatttttttataaatagcaatgagttgagatggtggagtgagttttatgaaatttacttaagatgagtttaaatatatttagatattaatatgagtttagatatattcatggaaagtagaaaaatattatagatctTGTGTATAAATAGGTGTTGAGTTCAAAAAGATTATAAGTTTCACTTGTAAATaggttttgagttgatatgagtttagtaatttgaaaatTGAGTATTTAGATACTAGATTcagcttaaaattagattgaattgaATTAATCTCAGTTGAGTCTAACTTTCAAACCAGACCTTATACGATGTATAATGTACAtttcttttgagaaaaaatgaggtaaataaataaattttttatatgaatattaaatttatctattttttaaaaaagagccTGAGGTTTTTACactttacaaatattatttctcattagtAAAGAGATATgagcagttttttatttttctttctttttatagaaataaaaaattacaaacaataaTGCTTTTAGTCCCAATCGTTGACTCATGAAAGAGCCCATTTTGAGATGGAGGTCTATTTTCTTGTGATGGTcttagagcatccacattggtatatggatatgcatatgcaaaattaacttttttgcATATCTATTTTGTCGTTTCAACAAAACTCACATATTGGTTTATGTATATTTAAagcaaaataatatcatttaaattttttttttggcctaatattaatttttttaccttGTAATTTCCATGTGCTAGTTTGTACATGCAATCAGTACCCAGTACATAGATAATATCCATTAAAACTGAACCTGTCAATGAAATAATATAGACTATGTGCTGCATCCATACCACCCTTTCATGCATCCAAATTTCCagcattctatatataataatttctgaCTAATATCAACTTCAGATTACATTTGACTAATATCAACTTCAGAATTTACATGTAACTAATTCTatgtatcaaaatcaacttaatacaagttgcaaaaagttgatttttatacAAATTCAGCATATATGAAATTCAGCAACCAGAAGATAACTGCACGCCCAGCACCCTCCATCAGCCTCAGCAGCTCCAGCACCCTTCAGCAGCAACAAAAACAGCCTTGCCATTGGGTCCTCCAGCACCAACAAGCAGCAAGCAATACAACAATATCCCACCAACAACAAAAGAAGAGCAAGAGGTTTCAGGAAAAACACTAGGCAGGGAGCACAAGCACGACAATGATTCTCACTAACATCTACAGATTATGGTACCAATAATGCAACTAAAATACCTTTAAATCTAACTTATTTATCCAGCAAGGGTGTTTTAGTACTGTGAATTTAAGACCATGCACTGAAAACAAAATCAATTCATAGCATAAATGAAGAATCAAAAGAGGAAAATTCAATATCTATATATGTTCAACTTTGGCACTATCTACCATTTAAACAATCTCCAATCAAGAAAAGCGCTAAAACAGAGTTCAGAACATGCttcaaagttttatttttttacgatTTTCTATTTCATTGCCTAGATACACAGCAAATTTCGTAAACACCAACCTATCGATGGCTCCTAAAATCAGAAACCTCTCGTACACAGGGAATCATCACGGTTTCATTGCCTATTTTCTGTTTAAACTCTTTCTAGAAATAATAGTGGGCAAGAACAGAAGATCAAATGCCGCTAATCTGAAATGTATAAACCCTAATCTAAAACCAAGAATAACATGAAATGAAGAAATGGCAACAGCAGAACACAAAAACACTTTCACTAATCTAAAACCCTAACCGAAACTGTGAAgagaaacagagaaatcataCCTGAAATAGAAGAAATTTCAGCAAACCAGCAACCGGGATGATTCACTTCAGCAGTTGCAAGCTCCGTCGACAACCGTCGTCAGAGAGAGGTGCACGGATTCTCTTCTTCCGATGGGGTAGTTTGGGTCAAGAGAGGGATGGAGATTCGGAGGGGAGAAATCGTGTGGAGAGCTCT
This genomic interval from Carya illinoinensis cultivar Pawnee chromosome 10, C.illinoinensisPawnee_v1, whole genome shotgun sequence contains the following:
- the LOC122279615 gene encoding protein trichome birefringence-like translates to MAEAAKHIPISGGTLISDLKSLFPVLKTRRTVVLAYGFVFAFVAFTVFLAFSPSPNAASPWFVNIFSGSDSSSSNGSASDSYRSRFSPFFSQFLPNNSSPQQVRNFASPPPEQTSASRSSNDTFQSPNLAKEPSTVNNRTQSTEIPHKGKVPDTNQSVVVAPEAPAAANRRARLPKISAPNVNREPPSVKNQTSSSENSDKVTVVKANQSTIAAPIATVAPNQSASPTVKSGSSDTSNSEKEGKIVGGKDEMSNHTTSQSKKESNGTNSGVTQGKDSLVKSLMNCDLLDGEWVRDDSYPLYKPGSCPLIDEQFNCISNGRPDKDYQKMKWKPKRCSLPRLDGSILLNLLRGKRLVFVGDSLNRNMWESLVCILRNSVKDQTKVYEANGRHHFRGEASYSFVFKDYDCSIEFFVSPFLVQETETPDQHGSKKETLRLDLVGKSSHQYKGADFIVFNTGHWWTHEKTSKGKDYYQEGSHVYSELNVLEAFRKALTTWARWVDANINPSKSLVFFRGYSASHFSGGQWNSGGQCDQETRPIKNETYLRPYPPKMMVLERVLRGMKTHVTYLNITRMTDFRKDGHPSIYRKQSLSEEEKRSPLRFQDCSHWCLPGVPDAWNEVLFAELLIKQHQKQQQHN